Proteins encoded by one window of Salvia splendens isolate huo1 chromosome 7, SspV2, whole genome shotgun sequence:
- the LOC121810536 gene encoding serine/threonine-protein phosphatase 7 long form homolog → MYWLDVWGFRGVVECGRPMKMDNELITALIERWRPKTQCFHLPVGEVTVALQDVQSLWGLRADGRVFTGRDYPIRYEDWPSKCRDVLGWIPDAETETKQGGLLMTSLIHQATIPLGDGLHEYAYIQRARIHALILLGGLIIPDTTGCKVPFMWLNAYDDPEEVANISWGSDALAFLYHYLCEASVGRHKRDVGGPMFLWTPYADCILPDYCIDSTASFLCDTYLVCWSFVEAHEARRVCRQFNRYQRIPQYCDRMLHNAGHLSKSHRRGRKGTDWAKVHKFFIDEWD, encoded by the exons atgtattgGCTTGATGTATGGGGTTTCAGAGGCGTGGTTGAATGTGGAAGGCCGATGAAGATGGACAACGAGCTTATAACTGCCTTGATCGAGCGCTGGAGGCCTAAGACACAGTGTTTCCACCTACCAGTTGGAGAAGTTACCGTAGccttacaggatgtgcaaagcctgtggggtttgagagcagacggtcGTGTTTTCACTGGCCGTGACTACCCTATTAGATATGAAGATTGGCCCAGCAAGTGTCGAGatgtgttgggatggatacctgacgCAGAAACAGAAACGAAGCAAGGTGGTTTGTTGATGACATCTCTGATCCACCAAGCGACGATACCTTTAGGTGATGGGCTGCATGAGTATGCATACATCCAAAGAGCACGTATACATGCTCTGATCTTGTTAGGGGGGCTTATTATACCGGACACCACAGGGTGCAAGGTCCCCTTTATGTGGTTAAATGCCTATGACGATCCGGAAGAAGTGGCTaatatcagttggggtagtgATGCTTTAGCATTTCTGTATCATTATCTGTGCGAGGCTTCTGTAGGCAGACATAAAAGAGATGTGGGTGGACCTATG TTTCTGTGGACACCGTATGCAGATTGTATCCTGCCTGATTACTGCATTGATTCGACTGCATCCTTCTTGTGCGACACTTATTTGGTGTGCTGGTCATTTGTCGAGGCACACGAGGCTAGACGCGTTTGCCGACAATTTAACCGCTACCAACGTATTCCTCAGTACTGTGATAGGATGTTACATAATGCCGGACATTTGAGTAAAAGTCACCGCCGTGGGCGGAAGGGCACTGATTGGGCTAAGGTACAtaagttcttcattgatgaatgGGACTAG
- the LOC121810537 gene encoding uncharacterized protein LOC121810537 yields the protein MSIKSKIAFINGALRRPHDDDLLFPAWLRCNSMVVSWLRNSISPQICSSIMYLDDAHEIWLDLRLLFSQLDSARAYQLKQRIMSLQQGKDDVNAYFTNLRIVWDEYKHSQPVAWCICATCRCNSAMKWHEYQEQECTMQFLIGLNPIFSQIRSNILSMVPIPPLSKVFSLVLQEERQQTIDGYSSTISSSMSEQPYLANAATSQSYSKGRISSDCGKTNHTVDKCFVLHGFPPSFSKGKSKFGAGSKEIKSVNFVEDCIEDSCDRSAISSSMNMPSQEQFQQLISLLQSQLAATATLTPSTPIHSISAAPNMTRSPQNSPFTGTTLFTNPFINSVSKSPSVWLLDTGATHHVCCDLSMFKSSSLIHNASVNLPNGATASVTHIGTAASQGIVIGKGSRLGNLYKLDVPSDSKTILLT from the exons ATGAGTATCAAGAGCAAGATCGCCTTCATCAATGGAGCACTTCGTCGGCCACATGATGATGATCTGCTATTTCCAGCATGGTTGCGGTGCAATAGCATGGTTGTATCATGGCTCAGAAATTCTATTTCTCCACAGATATGCTCCAGCATTATGTACCTCGATGATGCTCATGAGATCTGGTTAGATCTTCGTCTTCTCTTTTCTCAGCTTGACTCTGCTCGAGCCTATCAATTGAAGCAACGGATCATGTCTCTACAACAAGGAAAAGATGATGTTAATGCCTACTTCACCAATCTGCGCATTGTTTGGGATGAATATAAGCACTCTCAACCTGTTGCTTGGTGTATTTGTGCTACTTGCAGATGCAATAGTGCCATGAAATGGCATGAGTATCAAGAGCAAGAGTGCACAATGCAATTTCTGATAGGATTAAATCCTATCTTCTCTCAGATTCGATCTAATATCCTCTCTATGGTTCCAATTCCCCCGCTATCAAAAGTGTTTTCACTTGTTTTGCAGGAGGAAAGGCAGCAAACCATAGATGGCTATTCTTCAACCATATCCTCTTCTATGAGTGAGCAGCCTTATCTAGCTAATGCTGCAACATCTCAGTCTTATAGCAAAGGAAGAATCTCCTCGGATTGTGGCAAAACCAATCACACCGTGGATAAATGCTTTGTCCTCCATGGTTTTCCTCCTAGTTTTAGCAAAGGAAAGAGCAAATTTGGTGCTGGCAGCAAGGAGATCAAATCTGTAAATTTTGTGGAGGATTGCATTGAAGATTCATGTGATAGATCTGCTATTTCTTCATCCATGAATATGCCTTCTCAGGAGCAGTTTCAGCAACTCATAAGCTTGCTTCAGTCTCAACTTGCTGCCACTGCCACTCTCACTCCATCCACTCCAATTCACTCTATCTCTGCCGCACCAAATATGACTCGCTCCCCTCAAAATTCCCCTTTCACAGGTACTACTCTTTTCACCAATCCATTCATCAATTCTGTCTCTAAATCCCCATCAGTTTGGCTCCTAGACACTGGAGCCACACATCATGTTTGTTGTGACCTTTCCATGTTTAAATCTTCATCTCTCATTCACAATGCCTCTGTGAATTTACCTAATGGTGCTACAGCTTCTGTTACACATATTGGAACT GCAGCTTCTCAAGGAATTGTGATTGGGAAGGGTAGCAGACTGGGAAACTTATACAAACTTGATGTTCCCTCTGATTCGAAAACTATT TTGCTAACATAG
- the LOC121742548 gene encoding uncharacterized protein LOC121742548, whose translation MELTPKGQGKINKRTRRCWTTREEQVLIAALKDIVSKGWKCDNGFRAGYLKVLTGSMKKVFPGTDIRAEPHINSKLHVWKTHYASLASMLNVSGITWNDSTKMIDAQDDAWNSYVKTDSHALTMRYKSWQFYPDWCQIFGKGSVIMEDTDHIADVVLELEADKAKEKEAVAKFGCVFEGDEDENEMSVCQPQSDGTGTKQAPNKRKMSACSSDPSAAAVNVSPNKQDARFEGVIARRSVGFEYDGVTNARRGLYGELGRIPGLQVREKLTVAKFLVNKTGDLELFFSLPDEAKVEMVNMILAGEY comes from the exons ATGGAGCTGACACCTAAAGGGCAGGGGAAGATTAATAAGAGAACAAGGCGTTGTTGGACAACTAGGGAAGAACAAGTGTTGATTGCTGCACTGAAAGATATTGTATCAAAAGGCTGGAAATGTGACAATGGATTCAGAGCAGGATATCTAAAGGTACTCACAGGCTCCATGAAGAAAGTTTTTCCGGGTACAGATATTAGAGCTGAGCCTCACATAAATTCCAAGCTTCATGTGTGGAAAACACATTATGCTTCCCTGGCGTCCATGCTTAATGTAAGTGGTATCACTTGGAACGACTCAACCAAAATGATCGATGCTCAGGATGATGCGTGGAATTCGTATGTGAAG ACAGATAGCCATGCTCTCACGATGAGGTACAAGTCCTGGCAATTTTACCCGGATTGGTGTCAAATATTTGGCAAGGGCAGTGTAATCATGGAAGATACTGATCATATTGCTGATGTAGTTCTAGAACTGGAAGCAGATAAAGCAAAGGAGAAAGAAGCCGTAGCAAAATTTGGCTGCGTCTTTGAGGGAGATgaggatgaaaatgaaatgtcTGTCTGTCAACCTCAAAGTGATGGGACcgggacgaagcaagctccaaaCAAGAGGAAGATGTCGGCGTGCAGCTCAGATCCTTCTGCTGCTGCTGTCAATGTTTCCCCTAACAAACAAGATGCAAGGTTCGAAGGCGTTATTGCCAGAAGAAGTGTAGGCTTTGAGTATGATGGTGTCACAAATGCTAGGAGAGGACTGTATGGTGAGCTCGGGAGGATCCCCGGGCTACAGGTGCGCGAAAAGTTGACTGTGGCAAAGTTTCTTGTGAACAAAACCGGAGATTTGGAGCTCTTCTTCAGTCTTCCGGATGAGGCGAAGGTTGAGATGGTTAACATGATTTTAGCTGGAGAGTACTGA